The proteins below are encoded in one region of Longimicrobiaceae bacterium:
- a CDS encoding MBL fold metallo-hydrolase, producing MPAPSPTLQAPGVWRVTTPLPFRPRSVHAYLVEEGGRFLLVDGGANTDDAWAALDAGVRAAAGGWDRVSAHLVTHMHLDHVGLVERVRDACGASLLMGALDAERSAHARAHPEEEAEYRSGLLRRCGAPEELRRGVEEARVGSDPFSAFVPTDGPLAGEGGELLGFPGWRWVWTPGHTAGHVSLFRPGDGTLVAGDAVLPRITPTIGVNRQRADPVSDYLGALDRLDALGVRSVLPGHGDPLEGAAAAERIAELRRATEAETEAVAALAGEGPCTAWEAARRRHPHPEYPPSVLMHAIRETLAHLDRLVLAGRVRVAEREDGAATFAASPG from the coding sequence ATGCCCGCACCCTCTCCCACCCTCCAGGCCCCCGGCGTGTGGCGCGTCACCACGCCGCTCCCCTTCCGCCCCCGCTCCGTCCACGCGTACCTGGTCGAGGAGGGGGGCCGCTTCCTCCTGGTGGACGGCGGCGCGAACACGGACGACGCCTGGGCCGCGCTGGACGCCGGAGTGCGCGCGGCGGCGGGCGGGTGGGACCGCGTCTCCGCGCACCTGGTCACCCACATGCACCTGGACCACGTGGGGCTCGTGGAGCGCGTGCGGGACGCCTGCGGCGCGTCGCTGCTGATGGGGGCGCTGGACGCGGAGCGCTCCGCGCACGCGCGGGCGCACCCGGAGGAGGAGGCTGAGTACCGCTCCGGGCTGCTGCGCCGCTGCGGCGCCCCGGAAGAGCTTCGGCGCGGCGTGGAGGAGGCCCGGGTCGGGAGCGATCCGTTCTCGGCCTTCGTCCCCACGGACGGGCCGCTCGCCGGGGAGGGGGGCGAGCTCTTGGGCTTCCCCGGGTGGCGGTGGGTGTGGACGCCGGGGCACACGGCGGGGCACGTCTCCCTCTTCCGCCCGGGGGACGGCACGCTGGTGGCGGGCGACGCCGTGCTCCCGCGCATCACCCCCACCATCGGCGTGAACCGCCAGCGCGCGGACCCGGTCTCCGATTACCTGGGCGCGCTGGACCGACTGGACGCGCTGGGCGTCCGGAGCGTCCTCCCGGGGCACGGCGACCCGCTGGAGGGTGCCGCCGCGGCGGAGCGGATCGCGGAGCTGCGCCGCGCAACGGAGGCTGAGACCGAGGCGGTGGCGGCGCTCGCTGGCGAGGGGCCGTGCACCGCGTGGGAGGCGGCACGGCGGCGACATCCCCACCCGGAGTACCCTCCCTCGGTTCTGATGCACGCCATCCGCGAAACGCTCGCGCACCTGGACCGGCTGGTGCTGGCGGGGCGGGTCCGGGTGGCCGAGCGGGAGGACGGCGCCGCGACGTTCGCCGCGTCTCCGGGGTAG
- a CDS encoding dehydrogenase E1 component subunit alpha/beta — MATKTRQKPKTAPQQVELDRDTLLGFYRTMLLSRRLDDKEIQLKGQNKIYFQISGAGHEAIQVAAAAHARPGYDWFYFYYRDRAFSLALGMTALDHLLQAVGAAADPSSGGRQMPSHWGHKELNIVSTSSPTGTQFLQAVGSAEAAARANRLGEPLVETTGAKGDDVVFVTTGDGTTSEGEFWESLNSACNLKVPVVYIVEDNEFAISVPVEVNTAGGSISKLVAGFPGLHVEECDGTDVWASYETMGRAVEYARSGKGPALVHAHVIRPYSHSLSDDERFYKTEVMRSEEAKRDPIARLAAALVDRGLATQDELARIDAEVNEEVQRATDEALASPQPDVSTAMDFLYSPDVDPTAEQFDTEDDPRFSGSDTTMVDLINATLRDEMRRDPRIVVFGEDVADCSREEVLTEVKGKGGVFKVTAGLQREFGGTRVFNSPLAEANIVGRAIGMAIRGLKPVVEIQFFDYIWPAMMQIRDELATMRYRSNNANAAPVVIRTTYGGYLKGGAVYHSQTGESIFAHCPGLRVVLPSNAVDAAGLLRTAIRCEDPVLFLEHKHLYRQVYNKGKYPGPNFMIPFGKARTVREGTDVTVIAWGALVQRSLVAAKQAEEQHGVSVEVIDMRTVSPLDMEAVAESVKRTNRLIVAHEDSLSWGIGAEVVARVADELFPWLDAPVRRVASLDTWVAYAPQLERAILPEPEDVVKAIVDVAGY, encoded by the coding sequence ATGGCCACCAAGACCAGGCAGAAGCCGAAGACCGCTCCGCAGCAGGTGGAGCTGGACCGGGACACCCTCCTCGGGTTCTACCGTACCATGCTCCTCTCCCGCCGGCTGGACGACAAGGAGATCCAGCTCAAGGGGCAGAACAAGATCTACTTCCAGATCTCCGGCGCCGGGCACGAGGCCATCCAGGTGGCCGCCGCCGCGCACGCCCGCCCCGGCTACGACTGGTTCTACTTCTACTACCGCGACCGCGCCTTCAGCCTCGCGCTGGGGATGACCGCGCTGGACCACCTCCTCCAGGCGGTCGGCGCCGCGGCCGACCCCTCCTCCGGCGGGCGGCAGATGCCCTCGCACTGGGGGCACAAGGAGCTGAACATCGTCTCCACCTCCTCACCCACCGGGACGCAGTTCCTCCAGGCGGTGGGGAGCGCGGAGGCCGCGGCGCGCGCCAACAGGCTGGGCGAGCCGCTCGTCGAGACCACCGGCGCGAAGGGGGACGACGTGGTGTTCGTCACCACCGGCGACGGCACCACCTCCGAGGGCGAGTTCTGGGAGAGCCTGAACTCCGCGTGCAACCTCAAGGTCCCCGTGGTCTACATCGTGGAGGACAACGAGTTCGCCATCTCGGTCCCCGTGGAGGTGAACACCGCCGGCGGGAGCATCTCGAAGCTGGTGGCCGGCTTCCCGGGGCTGCACGTGGAGGAGTGCGACGGGACCGACGTCTGGGCCAGCTACGAGACGATGGGGCGCGCCGTTGAGTACGCCCGCTCGGGGAAGGGGCCGGCGCTGGTGCACGCGCACGTGATCCGCCCGTACTCGCACTCGCTCTCGGACGACGAGCGGTTCTACAAGACCGAGGTGATGCGGAGCGAGGAGGCGAAGCGCGACCCCATCGCGCGGCTGGCCGCGGCGCTGGTGGACCGCGGGCTCGCCACGCAGGACGAGCTGGCGCGGATCGACGCCGAGGTCAACGAGGAGGTGCAGCGCGCCACCGACGAGGCGCTGGCCTCCCCGCAGCCGGACGTCTCCACCGCGATGGACTTCCTCTACTCGCCGGACGTGGACCCCACGGCGGAGCAGTTCGACACCGAGGACGACCCCAGGTTCTCGGGGAGCGACACCACCATGGTGGACCTGATCAACGCCACGCTCCGCGACGAGATGCGGCGCGACCCGCGGATCGTGGTCTTCGGCGAGGACGTGGCGGACTGCTCGCGCGAGGAGGTGCTCACCGAGGTGAAGGGGAAGGGCGGCGTGTTCAAGGTGACGGCCGGGCTGCAGCGCGAGTTCGGCGGGACGCGCGTCTTCAACTCCCCCCTGGCAGAGGCCAACATCGTCGGGCGGGCGATCGGGATGGCGATCCGCGGTCTGAAGCCGGTGGTGGAGATCCAGTTCTTCGACTACATCTGGCCGGCGATGATGCAGATCCGCGACGAGCTGGCCACCATGCGCTACCGCTCGAACAACGCGAACGCGGCGCCGGTGGTGATCCGCACTACCTACGGCGGCTACCTGAAGGGCGGGGCCGTCTACCACTCGCAGACGGGCGAGTCCATCTTCGCCCACTGCCCCGGGCTGCGCGTGGTGCTCCCGTCCAACGCGGTGGACGCCGCGGGGCTGCTCCGCACCGCCATCCGCTGCGAGGACCCGGTCCTCTTCCTGGAGCACAAGCACCTGTACCGGCAGGTGTACAACAAGGGGAAGTATCCGGGCCCCAACTTCATGATCCCCTTCGGCAAGGCGCGCACGGTGCGCGAGGGGACGGACGTGACGGTGATCGCCTGGGGCGCGCTGGTGCAGCGCTCGCTGGTGGCCGCGAAGCAGGCGGAGGAGCAGCACGGCGTCTCGGTGGAGGTGATCGACATGCGCACGGTGAGCCCGCTGGACATGGAGGCGGTCGCCGAGTCGGTGAAGCGCACCAACCGGCTGATCGTGGCGCACGAGGACTCGCTCTCCTGGGGGATCGGTGCGGAGGTGGTCGCCCGCGTG